A single genomic interval of Microbacterium hydrocarbonoxydans harbors:
- a CDS encoding SPFH domain-containing protein: protein MEIAGIVGILVIVGIAVAIAVVVLLILLLFARSWIKVARADEALVISGRKQKVQRAVISADGSTRDEMSESPVTVIVNGKSLVNPITQRHEIISLRSRQVSLNAEAQSLDSVTLNVDGVAIVKIGSDPILVRRAAERFASQDKAIEQFTTEQLEGALRGIVATLSVVELMRERKKFSDQIAADVSQELAEQGLILDSFQIKGITDKVGYIQSLGAPEIQAKRQSAEISQTNADRAINQKNIANQEANLVEQTALDTNTANANAGIGRARAEAEQAENLAREQAQQAVLQQQAENRQAQLDADVKRVADAQRYEAETRAQAELYTRERAAEAGAIEQVKQAEARTRIAEQQAQADKAKADGEAAAAIARATGEADALRAQAEAESEARRLRANAEADAIRAEGEARAAAVEAEAKAIASNQDAFLSQRVLDVLPSIMAEFSKGYAAIGNVSIIGGSSEDGASNVVGADSAKALKSVFDSVSSATGLDLASIIQGQAVGRGIGEGVASATAPTTRKSTPTTPPPPAPPAPAAE from the coding sequence ATGGAGATCGCCGGAATCGTCGGCATCCTCGTCATCGTCGGAATCGCCGTAGCGATCGCCGTCGTCGTCCTGCTCATCCTGCTGCTGTTCGCACGCAGCTGGATCAAGGTGGCTCGCGCCGATGAGGCGCTCGTCATCTCGGGACGCAAGCAGAAGGTGCAGCGCGCTGTCATCTCTGCAGACGGCTCGACCAGGGACGAGATGTCGGAGTCGCCCGTCACGGTCATCGTGAACGGCAAGTCCCTGGTCAACCCGATCACCCAGCGCCACGAGATCATCTCGCTGCGCTCACGCCAGGTGTCGCTCAATGCCGAGGCGCAGTCCCTCGACAGCGTCACGCTCAACGTCGACGGCGTCGCGATCGTGAAGATCGGCTCGGATCCCATCCTCGTGCGGCGTGCAGCCGAGCGCTTCGCCTCGCAGGACAAGGCGATCGAGCAGTTCACCACGGAGCAGCTCGAAGGTGCGCTCCGCGGCATCGTCGCCACGCTCTCCGTCGTCGAGCTGATGCGCGAGCGGAAGAAGTTCTCCGACCAGATCGCCGCCGACGTCTCGCAGGAGCTCGCCGAGCAGGGTCTGATCCTGGACTCGTTCCAGATCAAGGGGATCACCGACAAGGTCGGCTACATCCAGTCGCTCGGTGCCCCCGAGATCCAGGCGAAGCGTCAGTCGGCTGAGATCTCGCAGACCAACGCCGACCGTGCGATCAACCAGAAGAACATCGCCAACCAGGAAGCGAACCTGGTCGAGCAGACGGCCCTCGACACGAACACCGCCAACGCCAACGCCGGCATCGGCCGTGCACGGGCCGAGGCCGAGCAGGCCGAGAACCTCGCCCGCGAGCAGGCTCAGCAGGCCGTCCTGCAGCAGCAGGCCGAGAACCGTCAGGCCCAGCTCGACGCCGACGTGAAGCGCGTCGCCGACGCGCAGCGCTACGAGGCCGAGACCCGGGCACAGGCAGAGCTCTACACGCGTGAGCGTGCGGCCGAGGCCGGCGCCATCGAGCAGGTCAAGCAGGCCGAGGCGCGCACCCGCATCGCCGAGCAGCAGGCCCAGGCCGACAAGGCCAAGGCCGATGGTGAGGCCGCAGCCGCGATCGCCCGTGCGACCGGTGAGGCCGACGCGCTGCGCGCCCAGGCCGAGGCCGAGTCCGAGGCCCGTCGCCTCCGCGCCAACGCCGAAGCCGACGCGATCCGCGCCGAGGGTGAGGCGCGAGCCGCCGCCGTCGAGGCCGAGGCGAAGGCCATCGCCTCGAACCAGGACGCCTTCCTGTCGCAGCGCGTCCTCGACGTGCTGCCGTCGATCATGGCGGAGTTCTCGAAGGGCTACGCCGCGATCGGCAACGTGTCGATCATCGGCGGCTCGAGCGAGGACGGCGCCTCGAACGTCGTCGGCGCCGACAGTGCCAAGGCGCTGAAGTCGGTGTTCGACAGCGTCAGCTCGGCGACCGGGCTCGACCTGGCCTCGATCATCCAGGGCCAGGCCGTCGGCCGCGGCATCGGCGAGGGTGTGGCCTCCGCTACGGCGCCGACCACCCGGAAGTCGACCCCGACCACCCCGCCGCCGCCCGCACCGCCGGCTCCCGCCGCGGAGTAG
- the hrpB gene encoding ATP-dependent helicase HrpB encodes MPPDSFDLATIGAGLSFAAALDEVAAALDESRALVVSAPPGTGKTTLVPPLLASRSPGRVIVTQPRRVAARAAARRLAQLDGTPLGTRVGFTVRGERAVGRETRVEFVTAGVLLRRMLDDPGLDGVDAVLIDEVHERAVETDLLIGLLSEVRELRDDLHVVAMSATLDAERIAAALGTDDDPAPIVDHDVPAFPLAERWAPSPVPRLDERGVTRGFLEHVAATAVAGAQDLVRTEPAADVLVFAPGAREISEIARRIRDAGGGFDVRELHGQIPGSEQDAVIRGRAPADPPRIIVTTSLAESSLTVPGVRLVVDTCLSRHPQRDAARGMTGLVTTAAPRSSCVQRAGRATRQGPGMVIRCIDERSYAAAPARPVPEIAVVDLADAALLLACWGAPGATGLRMIDPLPIDRLAEAVDVLHGLGAVDEVGRATPEGRALARIPTDPRLARALRDGSPVVGSRLASEVVALLGGDLRIAEADVVQALVTLRGGRTPEARRWRSDADRLERMAPDARGIRPDLDGVGVVIALAFPERIARRVERSAEGATFMLASGTRAGVRGPLAAVEWLAVADVARASARAAAGSGAIVRSAAVLTEVQMELAASHLMTDRVEATFVDGRVQARRERRVGAILRSSAPVKASVAEGRDAVRRALRRDGLRVFTWSDAAVALRRRLSLLRRELGDPWPDVSDSGLVENLDAWLASEIDALAGGTPANRLDLSSALRRLLPWPEAARLDELTPERLEVPSGSRVRIDYPDSDDDTARPVVAVKLQECFGWADTPRLVDGRVPVLFHLLSPAGRPLAVTDDLASFWSGPYSQVRAEMRGRYPKHPWPEDPWAAAPTRHTKNRSAR; translated from the coding sequence GTGCCGCCCGACTCCTTCGACCTCGCCACCATCGGCGCGGGTCTGTCGTTCGCGGCCGCCCTCGACGAGGTCGCAGCGGCACTCGACGAGAGCCGCGCCCTGGTCGTGAGCGCCCCGCCCGGCACCGGCAAGACCACGCTCGTGCCGCCCCTTCTCGCGTCACGCTCCCCCGGACGCGTCATCGTCACGCAGCCGCGACGGGTCGCCGCACGTGCAGCCGCCCGGCGGCTCGCCCAGCTCGACGGCACGCCGCTCGGCACTCGCGTCGGGTTCACCGTCCGCGGCGAGCGCGCGGTGGGACGCGAGACGCGGGTCGAGTTCGTCACGGCCGGCGTGCTGCTGCGGCGGATGCTCGACGATCCAGGACTCGACGGAGTCGACGCCGTCCTCATCGACGAGGTGCACGAGCGCGCCGTCGAGACCGACCTGCTCATCGGACTGCTCTCCGAGGTGCGCGAGCTGCGCGACGACCTGCACGTCGTGGCCATGTCCGCCACTCTCGACGCCGAGCGCATCGCCGCGGCCCTGGGCACGGACGACGATCCCGCGCCCATCGTCGACCATGACGTCCCCGCCTTCCCGCTCGCCGAACGCTGGGCGCCGAGCCCCGTGCCCCGTCTCGACGAGCGCGGGGTGACCAGAGGCTTCCTCGAGCACGTGGCCGCCACTGCGGTCGCCGGGGCGCAGGATCTCGTGCGCACCGAGCCCGCCGCCGACGTGCTCGTCTTCGCCCCCGGCGCCCGCGAGATCTCCGAGATCGCCCGCCGCATCCGCGACGCGGGCGGCGGGTTCGACGTGCGGGAGCTGCACGGACAGATCCCGGGCTCCGAGCAGGATGCGGTGATCCGCGGTCGCGCTCCCGCCGACCCACCGCGCATCATCGTCACGACCTCCCTCGCCGAGTCCTCGCTCACCGTGCCGGGGGTGCGTCTCGTGGTGGACACCTGTCTGTCCCGGCATCCGCAGCGCGATGCCGCCCGCGGCATGACCGGCCTCGTCACCACCGCAGCTCCCCGCTCCTCGTGCGTGCAGCGCGCCGGCCGGGCCACGCGTCAGGGTCCGGGCATGGTCATCCGCTGCATCGACGAGCGCTCGTATGCGGCGGCCCCCGCACGGCCGGTTCCCGAGATCGCGGTGGTCGACCTCGCGGATGCCGCACTGCTGCTCGCCTGCTGGGGCGCACCGGGGGCCACCGGCCTGCGGATGATCGACCCGCTGCCCATCGACCGTCTCGCAGAGGCGGTCGACGTCCTGCACGGGCTCGGCGCGGTCGACGAGGTGGGGCGCGCCACGCCCGAGGGCCGCGCCCTGGCTCGGATCCCGACCGACCCCCGGCTCGCGAGGGCGCTCAGGGACGGCAGCCCGGTGGTCGGCAGTCGGCTCGCGTCCGAGGTCGTCGCGCTGCTGGGCGGAGACCTGCGGATCGCGGAGGCCGATGTCGTCCAGGCGCTCGTGACGCTGCGTGGCGGACGGACCCCTGAGGCGCGGCGCTGGCGCTCCGATGCGGATCGGCTCGAGCGCATGGCGCCTGACGCACGTGGCATCCGCCCGGATCTCGACGGCGTCGGCGTCGTGATCGCCCTGGCCTTCCCCGAGCGGATCGCCCGGCGGGTCGAACGCTCCGCTGAGGGAGCGACGTTCATGCTGGCATCCGGAACCCGCGCCGGCGTACGCGGACCACTGGCCGCCGTGGAGTGGCTCGCCGTCGCCGACGTCGCACGGGCCTCCGCCCGGGCGGCCGCCGGGTCGGGTGCCATCGTCCGGTCCGCTGCCGTGCTCACCGAAGTGCAGATGGAGCTCGCGGCCAGCCACCTCATGACCGACCGGGTCGAGGCGACGTTCGTCGACGGCCGGGTTCAGGCGCGTCGCGAACGCCGGGTGGGCGCGATCCTGCGCTCGTCGGCGCCGGTGAAGGCGTCGGTCGCTGAGGGGCGTGACGCCGTGCGCCGGGCGCTGCGTCGCGACGGACTGCGCGTGTTCACCTGGTCGGATGCCGCCGTCGCTCTTCGTCGTCGCCTCTCCCTGCTTCGGCGGGAGCTCGGCGACCCTTGGCCCGATGTCTCGGATTCCGGTCTCGTCGAAAACCTCGACGCCTGGTTGGCCTCAGAGATCGACGCTCTGGCCGGCGGCACCCCCGCCAACCGGTTGGATCTGTCGTCCGCGCTGCGTCGGCTGCTGCCGTGGCCCGAGGCGGCACGCCTCGACGAGCTCACCCCCGAGCGACTCGAGGTGCCCAGCGGTTCACGCGTCCGCATCGACTATCCGGACAGCGACGACGACACGGCGCGCCCTGTCGTCGCGGTCAAGCTGCAGGAGTGCTTCGGCTGGGCCGACACCCCTCGGCTCGTCGATGGGCGGGTCCCCGTCCTGTTCCACCTGCTGTCCCCGGCGGGGCGTCCGCTCGCGGTGACGGACGACCTCGCCTCGTTCTGGTCCGGCCCCTACTCGCAGGTGCGCGCCGAGATGCGCGGGCGCTACCCCAAGCATCCGTGGCCCGAGGATCCCTGGGCGGCCGCGCCGACCCGGCATACCAAGAACCGCTCCGCGCGCTGA
- a CDS encoding ABC transporter permease, translating into MNGIRMLATARRVLGQLRHDPRSIALMLIAPSLLVGLFAWLFSDQDGVFDQFGGAILALFPFIVMFLITSITTLRERRSGTLERLMTTPLAKADFILGYAIAFGLMALLQAVVTVSFAVGVCGLEVEGELWQLGLVAVVDALLGTALGLLASAFAQTEFQAVQFMPLLVFPQIILGGLFMPRDQMPDALHAISDWLPLSHAIDAINAVTAGEEGSDVYGPVLVVVAFGVGALVLASLTLRRRTA; encoded by the coding sequence ATGAACGGCATCCGGATGCTGGCGACCGCACGGCGGGTGCTCGGGCAGCTGCGCCACGATCCTCGGTCGATCGCTCTGATGCTCATCGCGCCGAGTCTGTTGGTCGGTCTGTTCGCGTGGTTGTTCAGCGACCAGGACGGTGTGTTCGATCAGTTCGGCGGCGCGATCCTCGCCCTGTTCCCGTTCATCGTGATGTTCCTGATCACCTCGATCACGACTCTTCGCGAGCGTCGCTCCGGCACCCTCGAACGGCTCATGACCACGCCGCTCGCCAAGGCCGACTTCATCCTCGGCTATGCGATCGCCTTCGGACTCATGGCACTTCTGCAGGCCGTGGTCACGGTGTCGTTCGCGGTCGGGGTCTGCGGGCTGGAGGTCGAGGGGGAACTGTGGCAGCTCGGACTCGTCGCCGTCGTGGATGCACTGCTCGGCACCGCACTCGGACTCCTCGCCAGCGCGTTCGCGCAGACCGAGTTCCAGGCGGTGCAGTTCATGCCGCTGCTGGTGTTCCCGCAGATCATCCTCGGCGGCCTCTTCATGCCCCGCGACCAGATGCCCGACGCGCTGCACGCGATCTCGGACTGGCTGCCGTTGAGCCACGCCATCGACGCGATCAACGCCGTCACCGCGGGGGAGGAGGGCAGCGACGTGTACGGCCCGGTGCTCGTGGTCGTCGCCTTCGGGGTGGGTGCGCTGGTGCTGGCCTCGCTGACCCTGCGGCGTCGCACGGCATGA
- a CDS encoding ABC transporter ATP-binding protein, giving the protein MNTPAVAISGLRVRRGATQVFDGVDLEIPRGEITGLLGPSGCGKTTLMRSIVGVQRIASGTVAVLGEPGGSKHLRHRVAYGTQGAAVYDDLTVHQNLSYLAALLKAPKGDVDRVIDEVGLGGQARQLVGSLSGGQLTRVSLAMALVGSPELIVLDEPTVGLDPVLRSELWGLFRGLAERGVTMIVSSHVMDEALRCDRLVLMRAGRIIADTTPAGLQEQTGAADPEAAFLALIERDSQRAATSPARPLRSRRARREASE; this is encoded by the coding sequence ATGAATACTCCGGCCGTCGCGATTTCGGGGCTTCGGGTGCGCCGCGGTGCGACCCAGGTCTTCGACGGCGTCGATCTCGAGATCCCTCGCGGCGAGATCACCGGACTTCTGGGGCCGTCAGGATGCGGCAAGACGACGCTCATGCGCTCGATCGTCGGCGTGCAGCGCATCGCCTCGGGTACGGTCGCGGTGCTCGGCGAGCCGGGCGGCTCCAAGCACCTCCGCCATCGGGTGGCCTACGGGACGCAGGGCGCCGCGGTCTACGACGACCTCACCGTGCATCAGAACCTGTCCTACCTCGCGGCCCTGCTGAAGGCGCCGAAGGGTGACGTCGATCGCGTCATCGACGAGGTGGGACTCGGCGGGCAGGCGAGACAGCTCGTCGGCTCACTGAGCGGCGGCCAGCTGACGAGGGTGTCACTCGCCATGGCGCTCGTCGGATCGCCCGAGCTCATCGTCCTGGACGAGCCGACGGTCGGCCTCGACCCCGTGCTGAGGAGTGAGCTGTGGGGTCTGTTCCGCGGCCTCGCGGAACGAGGCGTGACCATGATCGTGTCCAGCCATGTGATGGACGAGGCCCTGCGGTGCGATCGACTGGTGCTCATGCGCGCGGGGCGGATCATCGCCGACACGACTCCGGCCGGGTTGCAGGAGCAGACCGGGGCCGCCGACCCGGAGGCGGCCTTCCTCGCGCTCATCGAACGCGACAGCCAGCGGGCCGCAACTTCCCCGGCGCGGCCCCTGCGCTCGCGGCGCGCACGGCGGGAGGCCTCGGAATGA
- a CDS encoding TetR family transcriptional regulator, which produces MTDQRAPRKRGRPRGGSDSRERIIAAAVDEFGESGYDASTIRSIATRAGVDSALVHHYFGTKADLFAEAIGIPLRPDVDVPGIVAGPRDEVGQRLVRYILDAFEQPEIRRRGVMLIRTAIGSRLTSPLLAGFLSRELIGKIARTLEVPDAELRATLVASQVAGLLITRYVLRLAPIAAASVDELTARVGPTVQRYLFD; this is translated from the coding sequence ATGACCGACCAGCGCGCTCCGAGGAAACGTGGTCGCCCTCGCGGCGGCTCCGACTCCCGAGAGCGCATCATCGCGGCGGCCGTCGACGAGTTCGGTGAGAGCGGGTACGACGCCTCGACGATCCGCTCGATCGCGACCAGAGCCGGGGTCGATTCGGCGCTCGTCCATCACTACTTCGGGACCAAGGCCGACCTGTTCGCCGAGGCCATCGGCATCCCGCTCCGACCGGATGTCGACGTGCCTGGCATCGTCGCCGGACCGCGTGACGAGGTCGGGCAGCGGCTCGTCCGCTACATCCTCGATGCGTTCGAGCAGCCGGAGATCCGCCGGCGCGGAGTCATGCTGATCCGCACCGCGATCGGCAGCCGTCTCACGTCGCCGCTGCTGGCCGGCTTCCTGTCGCGAGAGCTGATCGGGAAGATCGCGAGGACGCTGGAGGTGCCGGATGCCGAACTGCGCGCGACGCTCGTGGCGTCTCAGGTCGCCGGGCTGCTGATCACCCGATACGTCCTCAGGCTGGCACCGATCGCCGCGGCATCCGTCGACGAGCTCACCGCGCGCGTGGGGCCGACCGTGCAGCGGTACCTCTTCGACTGA
- a CDS encoding AAA family ATPase, with the protein MESIWASGSRRRREQPIVAVRAADDAPEPGRLWPTSIPAVAQVLREGIDLAPGVTFLVGENGSGKSTIVEGIAGAYGLSPEGGSRQAMHSTRPTESPLSEWLRLQRGVGADRWGFFLRAETMHSFYTYLEANPSTSGPDVPFHEMSHGESFLALLDSRFDSPGFYCLDEPEAALSFQSTLALIAVLQRIVDDGGQVLCATHSPVLAALPGARILEVGDWGIRPAEWGDLELVNHWRSFLQDPPRYLRHLLD; encoded by the coding sequence ATGGAATCGATCTGGGCGTCGGGCAGTCGTCGTCGGCGCGAGCAGCCGATCGTCGCGGTCAGGGCGGCCGACGATGCGCCGGAGCCGGGGCGGCTCTGGCCCACGAGCATCCCGGCCGTCGCCCAGGTGCTGCGGGAGGGGATCGATCTCGCGCCCGGCGTCACCTTCCTCGTCGGCGAGAACGGCAGCGGCAAATCGACCATCGTCGAGGGCATCGCCGGAGCATACGGGCTCTCGCCGGAGGGCGGGTCGAGACAGGCGATGCACAGCACCCGGCCGACCGAATCGCCGCTGTCCGAGTGGCTGCGGCTGCAGCGCGGCGTCGGCGCCGACCGGTGGGGCTTCTTCCTTCGCGCCGAGACGATGCACTCGTTCTACACGTATCTCGAGGCGAACCCGTCGACCAGCGGGCCGGACGTCCCGTTCCACGAGATGAGTCATGGCGAGTCGTTCCTGGCCCTCCTCGACAGTCGTTTCGACTCGCCGGGCTTCTACTGTCTCGACGAGCCGGAGGCCGCGCTCTCGTTCCAGTCCACGCTCGCCCTCATCGCCGTGCTGCAGCGCATCGTCGACGACGGCGGTCAGGTGCTCTGCGCGACGCATTCGCCGGTGCTGGCGGCCCTGCCGGGTGCGCGCATCCTCGAAGTGGGGGACTGGGGCATCCGGCCGGCGGAGTGGGGAGACCTCGAACTCGTGAACCACTGGCGCTCGTTCCTCCAGGATCCGCCGCGCTACCTTCGACACCTCCTCGATTGA
- a CDS encoding L-serine ammonia-lyase, iron-sulfur-dependent, subunit alpha encodes MTAYVSAFDLFSIGVGPSSSHTVGPMRAALEFARRLRSTGAVDRVARIGCTLYGSLGATGIGHGTPDAVVAGLRGLAPESCDPADVRAAWTDLREGATVRIDGVHEIPFSKTDIVFEPRTRLPGHPNAMTIIAWDADGVAVTEETYYSVGGGFIRRDGEDAKLAAAPLPYSYADAASLLALCDEHGLSIAEVARLNETAQRSEEDVAAGLDAIWDAMAACVENGLHSDGVLPGMLKVKRRASAIRGQLEEAEADGHRELPGEWLGAFALAVNEENAAGGRVVTAPTNGAAGILPAVAMYWWRFLADSGLGAGNAVTPYGELVGSALLGFDGTRAIESEQSEGDEAVAEANRRRGIRRFLLTATALGSLFKANASISGAEGGCQAEVGSACAMAAGGLTAVMGGTNRQIENAAEIAMEHHLGLTCDPIGGLVQIPCIERNAIAASTAVTAARLALRGDGSHYVSLDAVVETMRQTGIDMSTKYKETSEGGLAVNVIEC; translated from the coding sequence GTGACAGCGTACGTCTCGGCCTTCGATCTCTTCTCCATCGGAGTAGGCCCCTCGAGTTCCCACACGGTCGGGCCGATGCGGGCGGCACTCGAGTTCGCGCGCCGGCTGCGCTCGACAGGAGCCGTCGATCGCGTCGCCCGCATCGGATGCACGCTCTACGGATCGCTCGGCGCCACCGGGATCGGGCACGGAACGCCGGATGCCGTCGTCGCGGGCCTTCGAGGCCTCGCGCCCGAGTCGTGCGACCCCGCCGACGTGCGCGCCGCCTGGACCGACCTTCGCGAAGGGGCGACCGTGCGGATCGACGGCGTCCACGAGATCCCGTTCTCGAAGACGGACATCGTGTTCGAACCGCGCACCCGTCTGCCGGGCCACCCGAACGCCATGACGATCATCGCGTGGGATGCCGACGGCGTCGCCGTTACGGAGGAGACCTACTACTCGGTGGGCGGCGGCTTCATCCGGCGCGACGGCGAGGACGCGAAGCTCGCCGCCGCCCCGCTTCCCTACTCCTACGCGGATGCCGCGTCGCTGCTGGCGCTGTGCGACGAGCACGGCCTGTCGATCGCCGAGGTCGCTCGCCTCAACGAGACCGCGCAGCGCTCGGAAGAGGACGTCGCTGCGGGGCTCGATGCGATCTGGGACGCCATGGCCGCCTGCGTCGAGAACGGCCTGCACTCGGACGGCGTGCTGCCGGGGATGCTCAAGGTCAAGCGTCGTGCCAGTGCGATCCGCGGACAGCTCGAAGAGGCGGAGGCCGACGGTCATCGGGAGCTCCCCGGCGAATGGCTGGGCGCCTTCGCACTCGCGGTCAACGAGGAGAACGCGGCAGGCGGTCGTGTCGTCACAGCCCCCACGAACGGTGCGGCCGGGATCCTTCCGGCCGTCGCGATGTACTGGTGGCGGTTCCTCGCCGACTCCGGACTCGGAGCAGGCAACGCCGTGACACCGTACGGAGAGCTCGTGGGCAGTGCGCTGCTCGGCTTCGACGGCACTCGTGCGATCGAGTCCGAGCAATCGGAGGGAGACGAGGCCGTCGCCGAGGCGAACCGCCGCCGCGGCATCCGACGCTTCCTCCTCACCGCGACCGCACTGGGGTCGCTCTTCAAGGCGAACGCCTCGATCTCGGGGGCCGAGGGCGGATGCCAGGCCGAGGTGGGCTCCGCCTGCGCGATGGCCGCCGGCGGACTCACCGCCGTCATGGGCGGCACGAACAGGCAGATCGAGAACGCCGCCGAGATCGCCATGGAGCACCATCTCGGGCTCACCTGCGATCCCATCGGCGGGCTCGTGCAGATCCCCTGCATCGAGCGCAACGCCATCGCGGCCTCGACCGCCGTCACGGCCGCCCGCCTCGCCCTGCGGGGTGACGGCAGCCACTACGTCTCGCTCGACGCGGTCGTCGAGACCATGCGGCAGACCGGTATCGACATGTCGACGAAGTACAAGGAGACCAGCGAGGGCGGTCTCGCGGTGAACGTCATCGAGTGCTGA
- a CDS encoding L-aspartate oxidase: MSTRERQISTTVLVIGTGGSGLRAAIEVAEHGIDVLAVGKRPRQDAHTSLAAGGINAALGTMDQDDSWQQHAADTIKESYLLANPHTVEIVTQGAERGIRDLERWGMDFAREDDGRISQRFFGAHTFRRTAFAGDYTGLEIQRTLVAKAEQLEVPILDHVYITRLLVRDNVVFGAYGFDQADGTRYLIHADAVILAAGGHNRIWRRTSSRRDENTGDSFRLAVDAGARLRDPELVQFHPSGIIEPENAAGTLISEAARGEGGILRNALGERFMSKYDPERMELSTRDRVALAAYTEIAEGRGTENGGVWLDVSHLPRETIMTRLPRVYQTMMELQMLDITTDPIEIAPTAHYSMGGVWVRPEDHQTDVDGLYAIGEASSGLHGANRLGGNSLIELLVYGRIVGQAAMAHAAGLDAQRRSADAVAQARAEIDDLLAADGRENVRALQRAIRNTMTEHAGVVRSEQGLRAGLADLDMIEGRMEDIGIHPDIAGFQDLAHAFDLKASALAARATLEAALERRETRGCHNRSDYPDTDPTLQVNLVWSPFGGVTHEPIPEIPAEIAELMRDVDTEGKLVE, translated from the coding sequence ATGAGTACACGCGAACGCCAGATCTCCACCACGGTCCTCGTCATCGGCACCGGCGGGTCGGGCCTGCGCGCGGCGATCGAGGTCGCCGAGCACGGCATCGACGTGCTCGCGGTCGGAAAGCGACCGCGTCAGGATGCGCACACCTCGCTCGCCGCCGGCGGCATCAACGCGGCCCTCGGAACCATGGACCAGGACGACAGCTGGCAGCAGCACGCGGCCGACACCATCAAGGAGAGCTACCTGCTCGCCAATCCGCACACGGTCGAGATCGTGACGCAGGGGGCGGAGCGCGGCATCCGCGATCTGGAGCGCTGGGGGATGGACTTCGCCAGGGAGGACGACGGACGCATCTCGCAGCGGTTCTTCGGGGCGCACACCTTCCGCCGCACGGCCTTCGCCGGCGACTACACGGGCCTCGAGATCCAGCGCACCCTCGTCGCGAAGGCCGAGCAGCTCGAGGTGCCGATCCTCGATCACGTCTACATCACCCGCCTGCTCGTGCGCGACAACGTCGTCTTCGGCGCCTACGGCTTCGACCAGGCCGACGGCACGCGCTACCTGATCCACGCGGATGCCGTCATCCTCGCCGCCGGCGGACACAACCGCATCTGGCGTCGCACCTCATCGCGGCGCGACGAGAACACCGGAGATTCGTTCCGCCTCGCGGTCGACGCCGGAGCCCGCCTGCGCGACCCCGAGCTCGTGCAGTTCCACCCGTCCGGCATCATCGAACCCGAGAACGCGGCAGGCACGCTCATCTCCGAGGCGGCCCGCGGCGAGGGCGGCATCCTGCGCAACGCTCTCGGCGAGCGATTCATGTCGAAGTACGACCCGGAGCGGATGGAGCTCTCGACCCGCGACCGCGTCGCGCTCGCCGCCTACACCGAGATCGCCGAAGGACGCGGCACCGAGAACGGCGGGGTGTGGCTGGACGTCTCGCATCTGCCGCGCGAGACCATCATGACCCGTCTGCCCCGCGTCTATCAGACGATGATGGAGCTGCAGATGCTCGATATCACCACCGATCCGATCGAGATCGCGCCCACCGCGCACTACTCGATGGGAGGCGTCTGGGTCCGTCCGGAGGACCACCAGACCGATGTCGACGGGCTGTACGCGATCGGCGAGGCATCCAGCGGACTGCACGGAGCGAATCGCCTGGGTGGCAACTCGCTCATCGAACTCCTCGTCTACGGCCGCATCGTCGGTCAGGCGGCCATGGCTCACGCCGCAGGACTGGACGCGCAGCGTCGGTCAGCGGATGCCGTCGCGCAGGCCCGCGCGGAGATCGACGACCTCCTCGCCGCGGACGGACGCGAGAACGTGCGCGCACTGCAGCGCGCGATCCGCAACACGATGACCGAGCATGCGGGCGTCGTCCGCTCCGAGCAGGGCCTGCGCGCCGGCCTCGCGGACCTCGACATGATCGAGGGACGCATGGAGGACATCGGCATCCACCCCGACATCGCCGGGTTCCAGGACCTCGCGCACGCCTTCGACCTCAAGGCCTCCGCGCTGGCGGCACGCGCCACCCTCGAGGCCGCGCTCGAGCGTCGCGAGACCCGCGGATGCCACAACCGCAGCGACTATCCCGACACCGATCCGACTCTGCAGGTCAACCTGGTGTGGTCGCCGTTCGGCGGCGTGACCCACGAGCCGATCCCGGAGATCCCTGCCGAGATCGCCGAGCTCATGCGCGACGTCGACACCGAGGGCAAGCTCGTCGAGTAG